A part of Nocardioides sp. WS12 genomic DNA contains:
- the nudC gene encoding NAD(+) diphosphatase, protein MTFPHLALAADAHERHGLHRNNEAWLADRWAAPDSRVLVVAGTRVRPGPDGLEWVSAAEAPDGVRVLLGERDGTTWWAVIASGDLAKADGETWLPLRGLLPFLAGESIRQAPLVFHALGLAEWHWAHRFCPRCGGTLSSRAAGHELMCDACGKPQFPRSDPAVIMLVAAGEPGSEDERCLLGRGAMWPEGRFSTLAGFCEPGESLEDAVRREVLEETGVEVGEVTYFGNQAWPLPSSLMLGFHGRATSEAIRLDDDEVEDARWFTRAQMRACAEDGSLVLPGGVSISRSLIEDWYGGALPGSW, encoded by the coding sequence GTGACCTTTCCGCATCTGGCACTCGCGGCCGACGCTCACGAACGCCACGGCCTGCACCGCAACAACGAGGCCTGGCTGGCAGATCGGTGGGCGGCTCCGGACAGCCGCGTGCTGGTCGTCGCTGGTACCCGGGTCCGTCCCGGGCCCGACGGGCTGGAGTGGGTCTCCGCTGCCGAGGCACCGGACGGCGTACGCGTGTTGCTGGGGGAGCGGGACGGTACGACCTGGTGGGCGGTGATCGCCTCGGGTGACCTGGCGAAGGCCGACGGTGAGACCTGGCTGCCCCTGCGCGGCCTGTTGCCGTTCCTTGCCGGCGAGTCCATTCGTCAGGCACCGCTGGTGTTCCACGCGCTCGGTCTGGCTGAGTGGCACTGGGCGCACCGGTTCTGCCCCCGCTGCGGTGGCACGCTCTCGTCCCGTGCTGCCGGCCATGAACTGATGTGTGACGCCTGCGGGAAGCCGCAGTTCCCGCGGTCGGACCCGGCGGTGATCATGCTGGTGGCGGCCGGGGAACCGGGCAGCGAGGACGAGCGGTGCCTGCTGGGTCGCGGTGCGATGTGGCCCGAGGGCCGGTTCTCCACGCTCGCCGGTTTCTGCGAGCCCGGCGAGAGCCTGGAGGACGCCGTACGACGCGAGGTGCTGGAGGAGACCGGCGTCGAGGTCGGTGAGGTGACCTACTTCGGCAACCAGGCGTGGCCGCTGCCGTCGAGCCTGATGCTCGGTTTCCACGGACGCGCGACGTCCGAGGCCATCCGGCTCGACGACGACGAGGTCGAGGACGCACGGTGGTTCACGCGTGCACAGATGCGTGCCTGCGCTGAGGACGGGTCGCTCGTGCTCCCGGGAGGCGTCTCGATCAGCCGTTCCCTCATCGAGGACTGGTACGGCGGCGCGCTCCCCGGGAGTTGGTGA
- a CDS encoding ATP-dependent DNA helicase UvrD2 — MSTVSSSIEQLLSALDPEQRAVAETLRGPVRVLAGAGTGKTRAITHRIAHGVQAGVYAPSEVLAVTFTTRAAGELRQRLRTLGAPGVQARTFHSAALRQLRYFWPHVYGTELPVLIESKIPMIASACRNIGVRGDQALLRDLASEIEWAKVSNVGSDVYARIAPTKGRSIDGHTPSDIARVFAAYEDVKRDQGRMDMEDVLLLTAGVLAGDERVAAQVRRQYKWFVVDEFQDVSPLQSALLDLWLGGRDELCVVGDPAQTIYSFAGADATYLRDFPKRYAGTTSIELVRNYRSTPQIVEVANKLLAGTPSAGVDLRSQQAAGSAVRYVGEPDEVAEAASVADRVAKLHRAGTSYGEMAVLFRINAQSETFEDALTDRGIPYVVRGAARFFDRREVREAVTRLRGAARSGEADSGPWLDIVKAVLASMGWTAAPPTSRGQVRDRWESFQALVDQSEEFSTELGIEASMTTFVADLERRASEQHAPTADGVTLATFHAAKGLEWDAVFCCGVQDGTLPFVYASQEGAPPGAVEEERRLLYVGMTRARQDLMVSWAAARNPGQAARRQPSRFLVPMLPEAQRPQANRRATKVARCRECLQPLASAAEKKRGRCSHHPMRYDEALFERLKEWRLETARESGEDGKPLPAYVVFTNATLELIAEHKPATLKALGAISGVGETKIERYGEAVLAVVSENR; from the coding sequence ATGTCCACGGTGTCCTCGTCGATCGAACAGCTCCTCTCTGCGCTCGACCCCGAGCAGCGCGCGGTGGCCGAGACGCTGCGGGGGCCGGTGCGGGTGCTGGCCGGTGCGGGCACTGGCAAGACCCGGGCGATCACCCACCGGATCGCCCACGGCGTCCAGGCGGGCGTCTATGCCCCGTCCGAGGTCCTCGCGGTCACCTTCACCACGCGGGCGGCCGGCGAACTGCGCCAGCGGCTCCGCACCCTCGGCGCCCCGGGCGTGCAGGCGCGGACCTTCCACAGTGCGGCGCTGCGCCAGTTGCGGTACTTCTGGCCGCACGTCTACGGCACCGAGCTGCCGGTCCTGATCGAGTCGAAGATCCCGATGATCGCCTCCGCTTGTCGCAACATTGGCGTCCGCGGCGACCAGGCGCTGCTGCGTGACCTCGCTTCCGAGATCGAGTGGGCCAAGGTCAGCAACGTGGGGTCCGACGTCTACGCGCGGATCGCGCCGACCAAGGGCCGCAGCATCGACGGCCACACGCCCTCGGACATCGCTCGTGTCTTCGCGGCCTACGAGGACGTCAAGCGTGACCAGGGCCGGATGGACATGGAGGACGTGCTGCTGCTGACGGCCGGCGTCCTCGCCGGCGACGAGCGGGTGGCGGCCCAGGTGCGTCGTCAGTACAAGTGGTTCGTCGTCGACGAGTTCCAGGACGTCTCGCCCCTCCAATCGGCCCTGCTCGACCTGTGGCTCGGCGGGCGCGACGAACTGTGCGTCGTCGGCGACCCGGCGCAGACGATCTATTCCTTCGCCGGCGCTGATGCGACCTATCTGCGCGACTTCCCGAAGCGCTACGCCGGTACCACCTCGATCGAGCTGGTGCGCAACTACCGATCGACACCGCAGATCGTCGAGGTCGCCAACAAGCTGCTCGCCGGCACGCCCAGCGCCGGTGTCGACCTGCGCTCGCAGCAGGCCGCCGGCTCCGCAGTGCGGTACGTCGGCGAGCCCGACGAGGTGGCCGAGGCGGCCAGTGTCGCGGACCGGGTCGCGAAGCTGCATCGCGCCGGGACGTCGTACGGCGAGATGGCGGTGCTGTTCCGGATCAACGCGCAGTCCGAGACGTTCGAGGACGCGCTGACCGACCGTGGCATTCCGTACGTCGTCCGCGGTGCCGCGCGCTTCTTCGACCGTCGCGAGGTGCGTGAGGCGGTGACGCGCCTGCGGGGTGCGGCGCGCTCGGGCGAGGCCGACTCGGGGCCGTGGCTCGACATCGTGAAGGCCGTGCTGGCGTCGATGGGCTGGACGGCCGCGCCGCCGACGAGCCGGGGACAGGTCCGCGACCGCTGGGAGTCCTTCCAGGCGCTGGTGGACCAGTCCGAGGAGTTCTCGACCGAGCTCGGCATCGAGGCGTCGATGACGACCTTCGTGGCCGACCTCGAGCGCCGGGCGAGCGAGCAGCACGCGCCGACCGCCGACGGGGTCACGCTGGCGACGTTCCACGCTGCCAAGGGTCTGGAGTGGGACGCCGTCTTCTGCTGCGGCGTCCAGGACGGCACGCTGCCGTTCGTCTACGCCAGTCAGGAGGGCGCGCCCCCGGGCGCGGTCGAGGAGGAGCGACGGTTGCTCTACGTCGGCATGACCCGCGCGCGCCAGGACCTGATGGTGTCGTGGGCCGCGGCCCGCAACCCGGGACAGGCAGCGCGCCGCCAGCCGTCGCGCTTCCTGGTGCCGATGCTGCCCGAGGCCCAACGTCCGCAGGCGAACCGTCGCGCCACCAAGGTGGCGCGGTGCCGCGAGTGCCTCCAGCCGCTGGCGAGTGCCGCGGAGAAGAAGCGGGGCCGGTGCTCGCACCACCCGATGCGCTACGACGAGGCGCTGTTCGAACGGCTCAAGGAGTGGC
- a CDS encoding mycoredoxin, producing the protein MSSFTMYTTPWCGYCKRLKSQLDREGIAFDIVDIEQVPDAAFLVEQANGGNQTVPTLVFADGTAQTNPSVAQVKAKLASLV; encoded by the coding sequence ATGAGCTCCTTCACGATGTACACCACGCCCTGGTGTGGCTACTGCAAGCGGCTCAAGAGCCAGCTCGACCGCGAGGGCATCGCCTTCGACATCGTTGACATCGAACAGGTGCCGGACGCGGCCTTCCTCGTGGAGCAGGCCAACGGCGGCAACCAGACCGTCCCCACCCTCGTCTTCGCCGACGGCACCGCGCAGACCAACCCGAGCGTCGCGCAGGTCAAGGCCAAGCTCGCGTCGCTGGTTTGA
- a CDS encoding ATP-dependent DNA helicase encodes MKYSTPEDLRKLMGVDWTFSEEQFAAVTADLAPGVIIAGAGSGKTAVMAARVLWLVANGVVEAEQVLGLTFTTKATGELQHRIRDSLLRAGLLGAHRPVDEENDEPTVATYHSYASNLLREHGLRIGHEPDTRLIADAQRFQLAARAIGRYDGTIELLSDHPDTVISALLALDAEMSEHLRTPAMVRERDRLDRAAFATEVVTSRAKKPLTEAMNVIDRRTELLGLVQAYRDLKAELGLMDFSDQIALVAQLAEEHPEVGAAEREAFRVVLLDEYQDTSVAQALMLRRLYGGGHPVMAVGDPNQAIYGWRGASVSNILQFNTDFPAHDGPAATYQLATNRRSDRHILDVANHLATPLYAAARNVVRLEAKDEAGDGEVRACVHDTYDDELAWLAKEVAGAHLAGTEWKEIGVLVRDNRHAADVFDALTAVEIPVEIVGLKGLLRLPEVSEVLASLTLVHDVTANAALLTLLTGPRWQIGLRDLALLGSRAGELSGGRPVRPDELREQLAQAVAAGDPIEVAALCDALESPGEASYSPEARERFAMLAKELRRLRTAAGEPVLDLVRRIIDVTGIDVELASSVSPAAAARRDNLDLFVKAVSEFTGLDGRTDLGALLSWLEAEDETGQGLDVAVPTEADSVKLLTVHRSKGLEWDVVFLPGVSAKKFPVSTLRPTSVSTPGALPVSLRGDASDMPQLRAHTSDGLKEYDEERRQHQRLEELRLGYVGWTRARHRLFVSCWRFRPGLKNGVGPSPYLVATREAMAVWGAEPDAWLEEPVGEESPYLSLDPDLPWPINHHTPEVQRRIAAAEAVRAAGPPQPSDDPVVQRWDAEIDRLLTEARAERTPDREVALPATLSATSLGRLRDDPVGFARDLARPMPRPPAPAARFGTRFHAWVEARFGQQGLFEPDDLPGRGDAGIDDDADLKELTERFETGTFATRVPVAIEAAFALVLTSPTGVRQIVRGRIDAVYEEPDLSTGSGQPGYLVVDWKTSARQNADPLQLALYRLAWAELHDVPVEQVRAAFYYVRTGDLVVHDDLADREEIEKLLG; translated from the coding sequence ATGAAGTACTCCACGCCAGAGGACCTCCGGAAGCTGATGGGCGTCGACTGGACGTTCAGTGAGGAGCAGTTCGCGGCCGTCACCGCTGACCTTGCGCCCGGCGTGATCATCGCGGGAGCCGGCTCCGGCAAGACCGCGGTGATGGCTGCCCGGGTTCTCTGGCTGGTCGCGAACGGCGTCGTCGAGGCCGAGCAGGTGCTCGGCCTCACCTTCACCACCAAGGCCACCGGCGAACTGCAGCACCGGATCCGCGACTCCCTGCTGCGTGCGGGCCTGCTGGGCGCGCACCGTCCGGTCGACGAGGAGAACGACGAGCCAACCGTCGCGACGTACCACTCCTATGCCTCGAACCTGCTGCGCGAGCACGGCCTGCGGATCGGGCACGAGCCCGACACCCGGTTGATCGCCGATGCCCAGAGGTTCCAGCTCGCCGCGCGTGCGATCGGCCGGTACGACGGCACGATCGAGCTGCTCAGCGACCACCCGGACACGGTCATCTCGGCGCTCCTCGCCCTCGACGCGGAGATGTCGGAACACCTCCGCACCCCTGCAATGGTGCGCGAGCGCGATCGACTCGACCGGGCCGCCTTCGCCACCGAAGTGGTGACCAGCCGCGCGAAGAAGCCGCTGACCGAGGCGATGAACGTGATCGACCGGAGAACCGAACTGCTCGGCCTCGTCCAGGCCTATCGCGACCTCAAGGCCGAGCTCGGCCTGATGGACTTCTCCGACCAGATTGCCCTCGTGGCGCAGTTGGCCGAGGAACACCCCGAGGTCGGTGCGGCCGAGCGCGAGGCGTTCCGGGTGGTGCTGCTCGACGAGTACCAGGACACGTCGGTGGCCCAGGCGCTCATGCTGCGCCGCTTGTACGGCGGTGGCCATCCGGTGATGGCCGTCGGCGACCCGAACCAGGCGATCTACGGCTGGCGCGGTGCGTCGGTCTCGAACATCCTCCAGTTCAACACCGACTTCCCGGCACACGACGGTCCGGCGGCGACGTACCAGTTGGCGACCAACCGGCGCTCCGACCGGCACATCCTCGACGTGGCCAACCACCTCGCTACGCCGCTGTACGCCGCCGCGCGCAATGTCGTACGTCTCGAGGCCAAGGACGAGGCCGGCGACGGCGAGGTGCGGGCCTGCGTGCACGACACCTACGACGACGAGCTCGCATGGCTGGCCAAGGAGGTCGCCGGCGCGCATCTGGCCGGCACGGAGTGGAAGGAGATCGGCGTCCTGGTGCGCGACAACCGCCATGCCGCCGACGTCTTCGACGCCTTGACCGCTGTCGAGATCCCGGTCGAGATCGTCGGCCTCAAGGGCTTGCTCCGGCTGCCCGAGGTCTCCGAAGTGCTCGCCAGCCTGACCCTCGTCCACGACGTGACGGCCAACGCAGCGTTGTTGACACTGCTGACGGGGCCGCGCTGGCAGATCGGGCTGCGCGACCTCGCGCTCCTGGGTAGTCGTGCAGGCGAGCTCTCCGGTGGCCGTCCGGTGCGTCCCGACGAGTTGCGCGAGCAGTTGGCGCAGGCCGTCGCCGCCGGCGACCCGATCGAGGTGGCAGCGCTGTGCGATGCGCTCGAGTCACCGGGGGAGGCCAGTTACTCGCCGGAGGCGCGCGAGCGCTTCGCGATGCTGGCCAAGGAGCTCCGCCGCCTGCGCACGGCCGCAGGAGAGCCGGTGCTCGACCTGGTGCGCCGGATCATCGACGTCACCGGCATCGACGTCGAACTGGCCTCGTCGGTCAGCCCGGCAGCCGCAGCCCGGCGCGACAACCTCGACCTGTTCGTCAAGGCGGTCTCGGAGTTCACCGGCCTCGACGGCCGGACGGACCTGGGTGCGTTGCTGTCGTGGCTGGAGGCCGAGGACGAGACGGGGCAGGGACTCGACGTCGCCGTACCGACCGAGGCCGACTCGGTGAAGCTGCTGACCGTGCACCGCTCGAAGGGCCTGGAATGGGATGTCGTGTTCCTGCCCGGGGTCAGCGCCAAGAAGTTCCCGGTCTCCACGCTGCGTCCGACCTCCGTCTCGACGCCGGGCGCGCTGCCGGTGTCGCTGCGCGGTGACGCCTCCGACATGCCACAGCTGCGCGCACACACTTCCGACGGCCTCAAGGAGTACGACGAGGAGCGCCGTCAGCACCAGCGCCTCGAGGAACTCCGCCTCGGGTATGTCGGCTGGACCCGTGCCCGGCACCGGCTGTTCGTGTCGTGCTGGCGCTTCCGGCCGGGGCTCAAGAACGGGGTGGGCCCCTCGCCGTACCTCGTGGCGACCCGGGAGGCGATGGCCGTCTGGGGTGCCGAACCGGATGCGTGGCTGGAGGAGCCCGTCGGCGAGGAGTCGCCGTACCTCAGCCTCGACCCGGACCTGCCGTGGCCGATCAACCACCACACCCCCGAGGTGCAGCGCCGGATCGCCGCGGCGGAAGCGGTCCGCGCGGCCGGGCCGCCGCAGCCTTCGGACGACCCGGTGGTGCAGCGCTGGGATGCCGAGATCGACCGGTTGCTGACGGAGGCGCGTGCTGAGCGGACCCCCGACCGCGAGGTCGCCCTGCCCGCGACGCTCTCGGCCACGTCGCTGGGACGGCTGCGGGACGACCCCGTGGGGTTTGCGCGGGACCTCGCGCGGCCGATGCCCCGCCCGCCGGCTCCGGCGGCGCGTTTCGGCACCCGCTTCCATGCCTGGGTCGAGGCCAGGTTCGGTCAGCAGGGCCTCTTCGAACCCGATGACCTCCCGGGCCGTGGCGACGCCGGTATCGACGACGACGCGGATCTCAAGGAACTCACCGAACGGTTCGAGACGGGGACCTTCGCCACCCGCGTGCCGGTGGCGATCGAGGCGGCCTTTGCGCTGGTGCTGACCAGCCCGACCGGTGTGCGGCAGATCGTGCGCGGGCGGATCGACGCCGTCTACGAGGAGCCCGACCTTTCGACAGGTTCCGGGCAGCCGGGCTACCTCGTCGTGGACTGGAAGACGAGCGCTCGACAGAACGCCGATCCGCTGCAGTTGGCGCTCTACCGGCTCGCGTGGGCCGAGTTGCACGACGTGCCGGTCGAGCAGGTGCGCGCGGCGTTCTACTACGTCCGCACCGGCGACCTGGTCGTGCACGACGACCTCGCCGACCGGGAAGAGATCGAGAAACTGCTCGGCTGA
- a CDS encoding OsmC family protein yields MDAAALRAAQAPLKEKYRSDPTTARIPTNARGDYRDSEVTATVDGFAGPVRAGLHSAAGGDGTDACSADLLLEAVLACAAVTLRAVATSMGVEIRDARLAADAWWDARGTLGVDRQAPIGVQDIVVTLTLDTDADDATLARLATATERYCVVGQTLATPPTIRVERA; encoded by the coding sequence ATGGATGCAGCAGCGCTCCGGGCCGCGCAGGCCCCGCTCAAGGAGAAGTACCGGTCCGACCCCACCACGGCCCGGATCCCCACCAACGCACGAGGCGATTACCGCGACTCCGAGGTGACGGCCACGGTCGACGGCTTCGCCGGCCCCGTCCGCGCCGGTCTCCACAGCGCTGCCGGCGGTGACGGCACCGATGCCTGCTCGGCCGACCTGCTGCTCGAGGCCGTTCTCGCTTGCGCCGCCGTGACGCTGCGCGCGGTCGCGACGTCGATGGGCGTCGAGATCCGGGACGCCCGCCTCGCCGCCGATGCCTGGTGGGACGCCCGCGGGACGCTCGGCGTGGATCGTCAGGCACCGATCGGCGTCCAGGACATCGTCGTGACCCTCACGCTCGACACCGATGCGGACGACGCCACTCTGGCCCGCCTGGCCACGGCGACGGAGCGGTACTGCGTGGTCGGGCAGACGCTCGCCACGCCGCCGACGATCCGGGTCGAACGCGCCTGA